The Chloracidobacterium sp. genome includes a window with the following:
- the accB gene encoding acetyl-CoA carboxylase biotin carboxyl carrier protein, with protein sequence MNIKEIKELIELVNEKQIAELEIDKAGLKLRIKTIYAVEGKGIVISQPSTADLHAYAPQPPEEKIQVAKEVIKEEASETEEDLHIIYSPIVGTFYRAPSPDSAPFVEIGSHVSPGTVLCIIEAMKLMNEIESDIAGEVVKIHQENGKPVEFGQPLFSLRRK encoded by the coding sequence GTGAACATAAAAGAAATAAAGGAATTAATAGAACTGGTGAATGAAAAACAAATTGCAGAATTAGAAATTGACAAAGCAGGACTTAAGCTTCGCATTAAGACCATCTATGCTGTAGAAGGTAAAGGAATAGTTATTTCCCAGCCTTCTACAGCGGACCTTCACGCCTATGCCCCACAACCCCCTGAAGAGAAAATTCAAGTTGCTAAAGAAGTTATAAAAGAAGAAGCTTCAGAAACTGAAGAAGATCTACATATCATCTATTCGCCAATAGTAGGGACTTTTTATCGCGCTCCGAGTCCAGATTCAGCACCATTTGTTGAAATAGGTAGTCACGTGTCCCCAGGTACTGTTTTATGTATTATTGAGGCTATGAAACTTATGAATGAAATTGAATCTGACATAGCTGGAGAAGTTGTAAAAATTCATCAAGAAAACGGTAAACCAGTAGAATTTGGTCAACCTTTATTTTCACTAAGAAGGAAATAG
- the accC gene encoding acetyl-CoA carboxylase biotin carboxylase subunit — protein sequence MFRKVLIANRGEIACRVIWACKELGLKTVAVYSQADAESLHVRFADEAVCIGPPPSRQSYLNIPAVISAAEVTNADAIHPGYGFLSENARFAEVCEACNITFIGPPPSAIRTMGDKATAKATMKAAGVPVVPGSEGIIESLDAAQAIASEVGYPLIIKATAGGGGRGMRVVRSAEELQIGFESARSEAAAAFGNPGVYIEKYIENPRHIEIQVLADKHGNIVHLGERDCSIQRKNQKLVEEALSPIVSPEIRSKMGEAAINACRGVNYVNAGTVEFIVDEDLNFYFMEMNTRIQVEHPVTEFITGVDLVREQILIAAGERLSVSQSGLDFNGHAIECRINAEDPEKFTPSPGQITSLNIPSGPGVRVDTHIYTGYKVPPYYDSLIAKVIVHAPNRDQAIARMRRALEAFVIEGIKTTIPLHQKIMESKTFKSGHFSTRFLENFS from the coding sequence TTGTTTAGAAAAGTTCTAATTGCTAACCGAGGTGAAATAGCTTGCCGTGTTATCTGGGCTTGTAAGGAACTCGGGCTGAAAACAGTGGCTGTGTACTCTCAGGCTGATGCAGAATCGTTGCATGTACGTTTTGCAGACGAAGCCGTTTGTATTGGTCCTCCGCCCTCACGGCAAAGCTATCTCAATATACCAGCTGTTATTAGCGCTGCGGAAGTAACAAATGCTGACGCAATTCATCCGGGTTACGGCTTCCTATCGGAGAATGCTCGTTTTGCAGAAGTTTGCGAAGCCTGCAACATAACGTTCATCGGGCCGCCGCCAAGCGCCATTAGAACAATGGGTGATAAAGCGACAGCAAAAGCGACGATGAAAGCTGCTGGTGTCCCGGTTGTACCGGGAAGCGAGGGAATTATCGAGTCCCTAGATGCAGCACAGGCTATTGCCTCAGAAGTAGGGTATCCTCTAATCATCAAAGCGACTGCTGGCGGTGGCGGACGTGGCATGCGTGTCGTTAGGTCTGCTGAAGAACTTCAAATAGGCTTTGAATCAGCTCGCTCGGAAGCTGCAGCGGCTTTCGGTAATCCGGGAGTATACATAGAGAAATATATTGAGAACCCACGTCACATAGAAATTCAAGTATTGGCGGACAAGCACGGTAATATAGTTCATTTAGGAGAGCGTGATTGCTCTATTCAGCGTAAGAATCAAAAACTCGTTGAAGAAGCTCTCAGTCCTATCGTTTCACCTGAAATACGCTCGAAGATGGGTGAAGCAGCAATAAACGCCTGTCGAGGTGTCAACTATGTCAATGCTGGAACAGTTGAGTTTATTGTTGATGAAGACTTAAATTTTTATTTCATGGAGATGAATACTCGAATCCAAGTTGAACATCCTGTTACAGAATTCATAACCGGTGTTGACTTAGTGCGCGAACAAATTCTTATTGCTGCTGGAGAAAGGTTAAGTGTCTCACAATCAGGCTTAGACTTTAATGGTCACGCCATAGAATGTCGAATAAATGCTGAAGATCCAGAAAAATTTACACCTTCTCCAGGCCAGATTACCTCGCTGAATATACCAAGCGGCCCAGGTGTCCGCGTAGACACACACATATACACAGGTTATAAAGTGCCACCCTATTACGATTCCTTGATAGCCAAGGTAATTGTTCATGCGCCTAATCGCGATCAAGCCATTGCCCGCATGAGAAGGGCACTTGAAGCCTTCGTAATAGAAGGTATCAAGACAACAATACCTTTGCACCAGAAGATTATGGAGAGTAAAACTTTCAAGTCTGGCCATTTTTCAACTCGTTTTCTTGAAAATTTTTCCTAA
- a CDS encoding HAD family phosphatase has translation MVRAIIFDFDGVIADTEDLHFFCLRQTLLEEGININRQLYNEVYLALDDKTCFKQAFIRDGREITVEKLTKLVKRKSQLFYSRLTSIKLFPGIVEWIREASLNFTLAICSGAAKQEIIDILTLYNLLENFMTITSAEDVQNCKPSPEGYLRTLQRLNECLNSRPKLTGAECLVIEDSHAGIEAAKAAGMYCVGVTNSHSQEYLREADIVISCITELSLEHIKAL, from the coding sequence ATGGTACGGGCAATAATCTTTGATTTCGACGGAGTTATTGCAGACACTGAGGACCTTCATTTCTTCTGTCTCAGGCAGACTCTCTTAGAAGAAGGAATAAATATAAACCGCCAACTGTACAATGAAGTATATCTAGCTTTAGATGACAAAACTTGTTTTAAGCAAGCATTTATCAGAGATGGTAGAGAAATCACTGTTGAGAAACTTACTAAGTTAGTCAAAAGAAAGTCTCAACTTTTTTACTCTCGTCTAACAAGTATCAAACTTTTCCCTGGGATCGTTGAATGGATAAGGGAAGCTTCGTTGAATTTTACCCTAGCGATCTGCTCCGGCGCAGCAAAACAGGAAATCATAGATATCCTTACATTGTACAACTTACTCGAAAACTTTATGACGATTACTAGTGCTGAGGATGTTCAAAATTGTAAGCCATCGCCCGAAGGTTACCTACGAACACTTCAGCGTTTGAATGAATGTTTGAACAGTAGACCAAAGCTGACTGGTGCTGAATGCCTCGTTATAGAGGATTCACATGCGGGCATTGAGGCAGCCAAGGCAGCTGGCATGTATTGCGTTGGTGTGACAAATTCACATAGTCAGGAATATTTGAGGGAAGCCGATATTGTTATCAGTTGTATCACTGAGTTAAGTTTAGAACATATCAAAGCTCTTTAG
- the deoC gene encoding deoxyribose-phosphate aldolase, which yields MDTGALAALIDHTCLRPEATQADIIQLCAEAKTYGFAAVCVNPIWVSLAARELASQAKTTVCTVIGFPLGATTTEVKVYEARQALESGAREIDMVLAIGKLREGDWPFVEADIRAVVDVVHAHQAICKVIIETALLSEDEKIKACRIIQSAGGDFVKTSTGFSSRGATVQDIELLRQTVGDKLGVKASGGIRDRATAERLIAAGATRLGTSNGVAIIEDRRAISRY from the coding sequence ATGGACACCGGAGCACTGGCGGCGTTGATTGATCACACCTGCCTTAGACCAGAAGCGACGCAGGCTGACATTATACAACTTTGCGCGGAAGCCAAAACGTACGGCTTTGCAGCTGTTTGCGTAAACCCCATTTGGGTTTCATTGGCGGCGCGGGAACTAGCCTCGCAGGCAAAGACGACTGTCTGTACTGTCATTGGCTTCCCGCTGGGTGCAACGACAACAGAAGTTAAGGTCTATGAGGCGCGGCAGGCGCTCGAGAGTGGCGCTCGTGAAATAGACATGGTACTGGCAATTGGTAAGTTACGGGAAGGCGATTGGCCGTTCGTTGAGGCGGATATTCGTGCTGTCGTTGATGTAGTACATGCTCATCAAGCAATCTGCAAAGTCATCATTGAAACGGCCCTACTCAGTGAAGATGAAAAGATCAAAGCCTGCCGAATTATTCAATCCGCTGGTGGGGATTTTGTTAAGACATCCACTGGTTTTAGTTCCCGCGGCGCCACGGTGCAGGATATCGAGTTGTTACGCCAGACCGTAGGCGATAAGCTCGGTGTCAAGGCATCTGGTGGGATTCGAGACCGAGCGACTGCTGAGCGACTGATCGCAGCTGGGGCAACGCGCCTTGGAACAAGCAACGGCGTCGCCATTATTGAGGATAGGCGAGCAATATCTCGATACTAG
- a CDS encoding HEAT repeat domain-containing protein: protein MGFGIAGVADFSYRCWASADGWQVVEVCQGKHKRTYGTMSGWLFLLSGVLVLIPVGGLGLVLLYRARQAQRRRQQKRHYERYCAQLQDILEPLAQATEVVDVAPFARSLRATTRDEVAALKQALLEAYGAATDARRKSLALLYENLGLIADDIQIIHNGTLEERSRAVFRLGWLRHLPALEALERVTKHSCTELRLVAIWALTEIADGRGIKPVVIALSEANGWQIMQAANRLMGMQLDLTLPLMELLDSAGGMRERRERITATVLDLISDFGARARQYINPIAGRQAALRLLDSGSVNIRTRALRALTALGVESPQEVEAILRALNDNDWEVRAVAARAIGDLQLLAGLSGLRQAVSDKAWWVRHNAAQALKKLGDAGEMVLLQLMQSDDRFARETVIQVMQGG from the coding sequence ATGGGATTTGGCATTGCCGGTGTCGCCGATTTCTCTTACCGTTGTTGGGCTTCCGCCGACGGTTGGCAGGTGGTTGAAGTCTGTCAGGGAAAACACAAGAGAACCTATGGAACGATGTCTGGTTGGCTGTTTCTGCTTTCCGGTGTTTTGGTTTTGATCCCCGTTGGTGGGCTTGGGCTTGTTTTGCTATACCGAGCCAGACAGGCGCAGCGCCGCCGCCAGCAGAAGCGACACTATGAACGTTACTGCGCCCAGCTTCAGGACATACTGGAACCGCTGGCTCAGGCCACAGAAGTTGTGGATGTAGCGCCTTTTGCTCGGTCGCTAAGGGCAACGACGCGCGATGAAGTGGCAGCGCTCAAGCAGGCGCTTCTTGAGGCATACGGAGCAGCGACCGACGCCCGGCGCAAGTCGCTGGCGCTGTTGTATGAAAATCTTGGTCTCATCGCGGACGACATTCAGATCATTCACAATGGAACGCTGGAAGAGCGGTCGCGAGCGGTGTTTCGCCTTGGCTGGCTACGGCATCTTCCGGCTCTCGAAGCGCTTGAGCGCGTCACTAAACATAGTTGCACTGAGTTGCGGTTGGTAGCGATTTGGGCGCTGACTGAAATCGCCGACGGGCGCGGCATCAAACCGGTGGTAATCGCCCTATCGGAAGCCAACGGCTGGCAGATTATGCAGGCGGCAAATCGTCTGATGGGCATGCAACTTGATTTGACGCTGCCGTTGATGGAGTTGTTGGATTCAGCTGGGGGCATGCGCGAGCGCCGTGAGCGAATTACGGCGACTGTACTTGACCTAATCAGCGATTTTGGCGCGCGCGCGCGCCAGTACATCAACCCGATTGCTGGTAGGCAGGCGGCGCTTCGCTTGTTGGACAGTGGTTCGGTCAACATTCGCACTCGAGCGTTGCGTGCGCTCACGGCGCTTGGCGTCGAGTCGCCTCAGGAGGTTGAGGCGATTCTTCGGGCGCTGAATGACAACGACTGGGAGGTACGTGCAGTCGCAGCCCGAGCTATCGGCGACCTGCAACTATTGGCCGGGTTATCTGGCCTGCGGCAGGCCGTAAGTGATAAGGCTTGGTGGGTTCGCCACAATGCGGCGCAGGCGCTCAAGAAACTTGGCGATGCCGGGGAAATGGTTTTGCTACAACTCATGCAGAGCGATGACCGTTTCGCGCGTGAAACCGTCATTCAAGTCATGCAGGGTGGTTGA
- a CDS encoding thymidine phosphorylase, which produces MPTTTEIIRRKRDGGELDPADIATLVDGYTRGDVPDYQMAAFLMAVFLRGMTTAETRALTEAMLHSGAVVDFSHLPVAKVDKHSTGGVGDKTSPALASIVAAAGVAVPMISGRGLGHTGGTLDKLEAIPGFRTNLLLDDFRRQVERIGVALIGQTPEIAPADKKLYALRDVTGTVESIPLITASIMSKKLAEGIDALALDVKFGSGAFMKSRAAAQKLADSLTSTGAAMGKRVAALLTDMNQPLGRAVGNALEIAEVQQLLRGEPVAESFRELTLDLAAHMLVLAGRVETVENGRRLASETLASGAALAKWREIIAAQGGDPRVAEDDQLLPRAAYETVVRAPHAGRVTAMDTEAIGMAGVVLGAGRLTLETVIDPAVGFHMEVRLGDYVAAGDALVRIYYNNDARLPEVIRRLSAAVTIAAD; this is translated from the coding sequence ATGCCGACTACGACTGAAATCATCCGTCGCAAGCGCGACGGCGGCGAGCTTGACCCCGCCGACATCGCAACGTTGGTTGACGGCTACACGCGCGGTGACGTACCCGATTACCAGATGGCGGCCTTTTTGATGGCCGTCTTTCTGCGTGGCATGACGACGGCCGAAACCCGCGCCCTAACCGAAGCCATGCTCCATTCGGGCGCGGTCGTGGATTTTTCACACCTGCCCGTCGCCAAAGTGGACAAACACAGTACGGGCGGCGTCGGCGATAAAACCTCTCCGGCGCTGGCGTCCATCGTGGCGGCGGCCGGCGTCGCCGTCCCGATGATTTCCGGGCGCGGGCTGGGGCATACCGGCGGGACGCTCGACAAACTCGAAGCCATCCCCGGTTTCCGTACCAACCTGTTGCTTGACGACTTCCGCCGCCAAGTCGAGCGCATTGGCGTCGCGCTCATCGGGCAGACGCCGGAAATCGCCCCGGCGGATAAAAAGCTCTACGCGCTGCGCGACGTGACCGGAACGGTGGAGTCCATTCCGCTGATTACGGCGAGCATTATGTCCAAGAAGCTGGCCGAAGGCATTGACGCGCTGGCGCTGGACGTGAAGTTCGGCAGCGGAGCGTTTATGAAGTCGCGCGCAGCGGCGCAGAAGCTGGCGGATTCACTGACAAGCACCGGCGCGGCCATGGGCAAGCGGGTCGCGGCGCTGCTGACCGACATGAATCAGCCGCTCGGCCGCGCCGTCGGGAATGCGCTCGAAATCGCTGAAGTGCAGCAGCTTCTGCGCGGCGAACCCGTCGCCGAATCCTTCCGAGAGCTGACGCTCGATCTGGCTGCACACATGCTTGTGCTGGCGGGACGGGTTGAGACCGTTGAAAACGGCCGCCGACTTGCAAGCGAAACGCTGGCGTCCGGCGCGGCGCTGGCCAAATGGCGCGAGATCATTGCCGCGCAGGGCGGCGATCCGCGTGTCGCCGAAGACGACCAGCTCTTGCCCAGAGCGGCGTACGAAACCGTTGTGCGCGCGCCGCATGCCGGGCGCGTCACGGCGATGGACACTGAAGCCATTGGGATGGCGGGGGTCGTGCTAGGGGCCGGACGCCTGACGCTGGAAACCGTGATTGACCCGGCCGTTGGCTTCCACATGGAAGTCCGGTTGGGCGACTACGTCGCCGCCGGAGACGCCCTCGTACGCATTTACTACAACAACGACGCCCGCTTGCCCGAAGTCATCCGGCGACTTAGCGCGGCCGTCACCATCGCGGCCGATTGA
- a CDS encoding penicillin acylase family protein yields the protein MPNTILPKPISKTHRVLLLLGVWLLGFPVPPLHAGDGQQTEPPAPRPAAVTLTLTGLTEPVLVLRDARGVPYITAANDDDLAFAQGYVTASDRLWQMDLLRRTAAGELAEIFGERVLDEDRLHRTYGFSHICEATIARMDPDERRHLEAYAAGVNAYLDQCRDQTLPLECRLLRYRPRPWRPADTLLIGKLFCEALSTTWPVDLARAVMAQTAPDKYAELTKPIEAGETSVRDVLVVGTDDHPASPPTERSKRKRRTPLSSPPLPKKALLDVERLTNAQTASLARVGLHAEALAASNNWVVSGKRTTTGRPILANDPHLDPSAPGIWYMVNLATPTYRVGGVTAPGIPGVLIGHNERIAWGCTNLAPDVQDLFLETFDPERPRLYRTPQGWREAETRVEEIKVRRTPGAPEVDIVRHEVTVTRHGPVILERDGRRFALRWTALDITPDESRCYRRLARAADWNDFRRALADYGGATQNFVYADVDGNIGYYGAGRIPRRKSGDGTLPVDGATDAGDWIGLIPFDELPHVFNPPDGLIVTANSRVVGRSYPHFLTTDWAPPYRARRIYDLLAAQPKVSVVDCLRIQGDITALGALGFVRQVLAIADADAEAAADAEWQTTLRLLRGWNGELTPDSRAAMLALGLAEAVRDRLLTTHFGSQPVENTLRTRRNELPDWRLAIFGGLQLERLLTQRPANWLPKDTPSYGALLRTCHRTARERLAARLGADPERWTWGRRRPMMFPHPLAEIPVFGRQFQIPALPQVGGGGFIAATPNVGVTVSMRFVADLSQWDASRLGLPLGESGDPANPHWADQLESWRTCQPPVFPFSATAVEKAARATFTLRPPTTSLNRPRW from the coding sequence ATGCCAAACACAATCCTTCCCAAGCCGATTTCCAAGACGCACCGTGTACTTTTGCTTCTCGGCGTCTGGCTGCTCGGCTTCCCTGTGCCGCCGCTCCACGCTGGCGACGGACAACAGACCGAACCGCCTGCGCCGCGCCCGGCGGCTGTCACGCTGACGCTCACCGGTCTGACGGAACCGGTGCTGGTGCTGCGCGACGCGCGTGGTGTGCCCTACATCACTGCCGCCAACGACGACGATCTCGCCTTTGCACAGGGCTATGTCACTGCCAGCGACCGCCTGTGGCAAATGGACCTCCTGCGCCGTACCGCCGCTGGGGAACTGGCGGAGATTTTCGGCGAGCGCGTCCTTGACGAAGACCGGCTGCACCGCACGTATGGTTTTAGCCACATCTGCGAAGCGACCATCGCCCGGATGGACCCCGACGAGCGCCGACATCTGGAAGCCTATGCCGCTGGAGTCAATGCCTACCTTGACCAATGCCGTGACCAGACCTTGCCGCTAGAGTGTCGCCTCCTGCGCTACCGCCCGCGTCCGTGGCGTCCGGCTGATACACTCCTCATCGGCAAGCTTTTCTGCGAGGCGCTTTCAACAACTTGGCCAGTGGACTTAGCGCGCGCCGTTATGGCGCAGACCGCCCCCGACAAATACGCCGAACTGACCAAACCCATCGAAGCTGGCGAAACGAGCGTCCGCGACGTGCTGGTGGTCGGGACGGACGACCACCCTGCCTCACCTCCAACCGAGCGCTCCAAGCGTAAACGTCGGACGCCGCTGTCCAGCCCGCCGCTGCCGAAAAAAGCTTTGCTAGACGTAGAACGTCTCACCAACGCCCAGACCGCGTCGCTGGCGCGCGTCGGTCTCCATGCTGAAGCCCTAGCTGCGAGCAACAACTGGGTTGTCTCCGGCAAGCGGACGACCACCGGCAGACCTATTCTCGCCAACGACCCCCATCTGGATCCCTCCGCGCCCGGCATTTGGTATATGGTCAACTTGGCGACGCCCACCTACCGTGTCGGCGGCGTCACCGCGCCGGGCATTCCGGGCGTCCTCATCGGCCACAATGAGCGCATTGCATGGGGCTGTACGAACCTTGCCCCCGATGTCCAAGACCTATTCCTTGAAACCTTTGATCCGGAGCGGCCGCGCTTGTACCGCACGCCGCAGGGATGGCGCGAAGCCGAAACGCGCGTCGAGGAAATCAAGGTGCGGCGCACGCCGGGAGCGCCGGAGGTGGATATCGTACGGCACGAAGTCACCGTCACCCGTCACGGCCCTGTCATCCTTGAGCGCGACGGCCGACGGTTTGCCTTGCGTTGGACGGCGCTGGACATCACCCCGGATGAATCGCGTTGTTACCGGCGTCTGGCCCGCGCCGCCGACTGGAATGACTTCCGGCGGGCGCTGGCGGATTACGGCGGTGCGACGCAGAACTTCGTCTATGCCGACGTGGACGGCAACATCGGCTACTACGGCGCAGGGCGCATTCCCCGCCGCAAAAGCGGCGACGGCACGCTTCCAGTGGACGGCGCAACTGACGCTGGCGACTGGATCGGTTTGATTCCCTTCGATGAACTGCCCCACGTCTTCAATCCGCCCGACGGCTTGATTGTGACGGCCAACAGCCGAGTTGTTGGGCGCAGCTACCCACACTTTCTGACGACCGACTGGGCACCGCCCTACCGAGCGCGGCGCATTTACGACTTGCTGGCCGCACAGCCAAAGGTTTCCGTGGTGGACTGCCTGCGGATTCAAGGCGACATCACGGCGCTTGGCGCGTTGGGGTTTGTCCGGCAGGTTCTCGCCATCGCCGACGCCGACGCGGAAGCAGCCGCCGACGCCGAATGGCAGACCACGCTTCGCCTGCTCCGTGGCTGGAATGGCGAACTGACGCCCGACTCGCGGGCGGCCATGCTGGCGCTGGGGCTCGCTGAGGCCGTCCGGGACCGGCTGCTGACCACCCACTTTGGGTCGCAGCCAGTTGAAAACACCCTCCGTACGCGACGCAACGAACTTCCCGATTGGCGGCTGGCGATTTTCGGTGGGCTGCAGCTCGAACGATTGCTGACGCAGCGCCCGGCAAACTGGCTGCCCAAAGACACCCCTAGCTATGGGGCTCTGCTGCGCACCTGCCATCGTACGGCGCGCGAACGCCTAGCCGCACGCTTGGGAGCTGACCCGGAGCGTTGGACGTGGGGACGCCGCCGCCCGATGATGTTTCCGCACCCGCTGGCGGAGATACCGGTGTTCGGCCGTCAGTTTCAGATTCCGGCGCTGCCGCAAGTCGGGGGTGGCGGCTTTATCGCCGCGACACCTAACGTTGGCGTCACGGTCTCAATGCGCTTTGTCGCCGACCTGAGCCAGTGGGACGCCTCGCGGCTGGGCCTGCCGTTGGGAGAATCCGGCGACCCCGCCAACCCACACTGGGCCGACCAGCTTGAGAGTTGGCGGACCTGTCAGCCACCGGTTTTTCCGTTCAGCGCAACGGCGGTTGAGAAAGCCGCCCGCGCGACGTTCACGCTGCGACCACCGACGACTTCCCTCAATCGGCCGCGATGGTGA
- a CDS encoding DUF4912 domain-containing protein, with protein sequence MPTGNPSDEPTQLQLSDESASLVTPDELPLMTADETAATLVIGEADIEPTVEVPVTPVAPPVGLESVTFDMGGASEPMASVSVGDIVQEPPPDIRETPTFLSALPESPVDVDAPPQLAPLPDEYETDAMAALIQDPFRMFVYWEARTETVRAVESLFSPEEVATFRPVLRVTERETETETYYPVAYRGSEWFSVFPDRTYLVEFGVYSPQFGFIRLMSAPEKRTPRGTIAPETPPQPEYRISQTRFRRTLEASGFRADGGALPRERLQEWFAPAVAEAVFRAGDGLPLAVEQIEQLPDSVREVVGTLFERDGGDLAAMALLHYLPALLRDTYLARLAARGMPVAFANVERLLAAGYVEDAGRTDEEVIEELEWGDWIEDEEMFDVPGLQRFGVGSSAGSELGSLRQRRRRRLPRRRVRRREVTQPVPQPVVPPVWLPSMERPGSLRLSGGGLGTLYFDLDAIARELAAELGLPGLV encoded by the coding sequence ATGCCTACGGGAAATCCGTCAGATGAGCCAACCCAATTGCAGCTCTCGGATGAGTCGGCGTCGCTAGTGACGCCGGATGAACTGCCACTGATGACGGCGGATGAGACGGCGGCGACGTTGGTCATCGGCGAAGCGGACATTGAACCGACGGTGGAAGTACCGGTTACGCCGGTTGCGCCTCCGGTCGGTTTGGAGTCTGTCACATTTGATATGGGGGGCGCATCGGAGCCGATGGCATCTGTTTCCGTCGGCGACATCGTACAAGAGCCGCCGCCGGACATCCGGGAAACGCCGACGTTTCTTTCGGCGCTGCCGGAATCGCCAGTGGATGTGGACGCGCCGCCGCAACTAGCGCCGTTGCCGGATGAATACGAAACTGACGCGATGGCGGCGCTCATTCAGGACCCGTTTCGGATGTTTGTGTATTGGGAAGCGCGCACGGAAACGGTGCGTGCGGTAGAGAGTTTGTTTTCGCCGGAGGAGGTTGCTACGTTTCGGCCGGTATTGCGGGTGACGGAGCGGGAAACCGAGACGGAAACCTACTATCCGGTTGCGTATCGCGGCAGCGAGTGGTTCAGCGTATTTCCCGACCGGACGTACTTGGTGGAGTTTGGCGTCTATTCGCCGCAGTTTGGTTTTATTCGGCTAATGTCAGCCCCGGAAAAGCGGACGCCGCGCGGGACGATTGCGCCGGAGACGCCGCCGCAGCCGGAGTATCGGATTTCGCAGACACGCTTTCGCCGGACATTGGAGGCTTCCGGTTTTCGAGCAGACGGCGGGGCGTTGCCACGCGAGCGGTTGCAGGAGTGGTTTGCGCCGGCGGTGGCGGAAGCGGTGTTTAGGGCGGGCGACGGTTTGCCGTTGGCGGTGGAGCAGATTGAGCAACTGCCGGATTCCGTCCGGGAGGTTGTCGGGACGCTTTTCGAGCGGGACGGCGGCGATCTGGCGGCGATGGCGTTGCTGCACTATTTGCCAGCGCTGTTGCGCGACACATACCTAGCGCGTTTGGCGGCGCGGGGCATGCCGGTCGCCTTCGCCAACGTAGAGCGATTGCTGGCGGCGGGCTACGTTGAGGACGCCGGCCGGACGGATGAGGAAGTGATTGAGGAGTTGGAGTGGGGCGACTGGATTGAGGATGAGGAGATGTTCGACGTGCCGGGCTTGCAGCGGTTTGGCGTTGGAAGTTCGGCGGGCAGCGAGTTGGGCAGCTTACGGCAGCGTCGGCGTCGGCGGTTGCCGCGTCGGCGCGTCCGGCGGCGGGAGGTGACGCAACCCGTACCGCAGCCGGTTGTTCCGCCGGTATGGTTGCCGAGTATGGAGCGTCCGGGCAGTTTGCGGTTGTCGGGCGGCGGTTTGGGGACGCTGTACTTCGACCTTGACGCCATCGCCCGCGAACTCGCCGCCGAGCTTGGCCTGCCAGGCTTGGTGTAG
- a CDS encoding Uma2 family endonuclease: MVSPTAVKQEEHATGLRLRLGPELRFTDEQFERLCRQNRDLRIEMTAEGDLILMPPTGWMTGDRNAEITMQLRLWAKRDGTGVATDSSTGFTLPNGAKRSPDAAWVLRERLAALTPEQREGFLPLCPDFVVELRSRTDALADLHEKMTEYIRNGARLGWLIDPETQTVYVYRPEAEVVVLERPMALPGDPELPGFVLDLTEIWTPPSSEPSLPAAAPAV; this comes from the coding sequence ATGGTTTCCCCAACTGCTGTCAAACAAGAAGAACATGCCACCGGTCTACGTCTCCGGTTGGGGCCGGAACTACGTTTCACCGACGAGCAGTTTGAACGCCTCTGCCGGCAAAACCGCGATTTGCGGATTGAAATGACCGCCGAAGGAGACCTCATCCTTATGCCCCCGACCGGATGGATGACTGGAGACCGCAACGCCGAAATTACCATGCAGCTTCGGCTGTGGGCTAAACGGGACGGCACTGGCGTCGCAACGGATTCTTCCACCGGCTTTACGCTGCCGAACGGCGCGAAGCGGTCGCCCGACGCCGCGTGGGTTCTCCGGGAACGTCTCGCCGCGTTGACGCCGGAACAACGTGAAGGCTTCCTGCCGCTGTGTCCGGATTTCGTCGTTGAACTACGGTCACGGACGGACGCGCTTGCCGACCTGCACGAAAAAATGACCGAATACATCCGCAACGGCGCGCGGCTTGGCTGGTTGATTGACCCGGAAACGCAGACAGTGTACGTCTATCGTCCCGAAGCCGAAGTCGTGGTTCTCGAACGGCCGATGGCGTTGCCGGGCGACCCCGAACTGCCCGGTTTTGTTCTCGACCTGACAGAAATCTGGACGCCGCCTTCGTCTGAGCCGTCCCTGCCGGCCGCCGCTCCCGCCGTGTAG